From Micromonospora echinaurantiaca:
CGCTGAAGATCGCCGCGAAGATCAGGATCATGATGACCGGGAAGCCCATCGTGAACACGACGGACTCCCGGCTGCGCAGGAACTGGGTGATCTCCAACCGACCCTGCCGCAGGGCGAGGGCCGCCGGGCCCCGCCGCCGCGCCGGTGCCGCGGCGGCCCGCGGGGCCGGCTTCATGGTGGCGGTCATGCGTGTCCGATCATGGTGAGGTAGATGTCCTCCAGGGTCGGCCGGGTCACCGTGAGGCCGGGCACCTCGCCGCCGAAGCGCGCGGCCAGCTCCGCCACCAGCGCCGTCGGCGTCGCGCTCTCGACGCTCTCCAACGCCCCGTCCGGCGTACGCCAGGAGACCGTGGCCAGCGCCTCCTGCCGGTTGCCGAGCCGGTTCGGCGCGGCGACCTCCACCAGCCGGCCGCCCGCGATCACCCCGACCCGGTCGGCCAGCGCCTCGGCCTCGTCCAGGTAGTGGGTGGTCAGCAGGATGGTGGTGCCGGCCGCGGCCAGGTCCCGGATCAGCTCCCAGAACTCGCGCCGCGCCTCCGGGTCGAAGCCGGTGGTCGGCTCGTCGAGGAAGAGCAGCTCGGGCCGGCCGACGATGCCGAGCGCCACGTCGAGCCGGCGCTTCTGGCCGCCGGAGAGGGTGTGCGTGCGGGCCTTCGCCTTGCCGGCCAGGCCGACCCGCTCGACGACCTTGTCCGGGTCGTCGGCGTCGGCGTAGAACCCGGCGAAGTGGCGGACCACCTCGCCGACGGTCAGCTCGTCGAACTCCCCGGTGCCCTGGAGCACGATGCCGACCCGGGAGCGCCAGTCCGCGGCCGGCTGCGCCGGATCGCTGCCGAGTACCGAGACCTCGCCGGCGTCCCGGCGCCGGAAGCCCTCCAGGATCTCCACCGTGGTGGTCTTGCCCGCGCCGTTCGGGCCGAGCAGGGCGAACACCTCGCCCCGGCGCACGTCGAGGTCGACCCCCGCCACCGCGACGGTGTCCCCGTACGCCTTGCGCAGCCCCCGGACGGAGATCGCGAGCTCGTCATCCATGCCGTCAAGTGTGCGACCTGGGCGGCGGGGCCGACCGGCCGGGGTGTGGTGGTCCCCGCCATGTCGGGCGGTTGGCACCCGGACGTCCCCTCCATGGAGCTGTGTGGTTTTCCACAGCGCCGGTGACTGAACGGTAACTTAGACTCCGGCCATGGACGAGAAGGCTCCCCCCGGCCGGCTGCCCGAGCGCGACCGCCCCTGGGTGATGCGCACCTACGCCGGGCACTCCTCGGCCGCCGCGACCAACGCGCTCTTCCGCCGCAACCTGGCCAAGGGGCAGACCGGCCTGTCGGTCGCCTTCGATCTGCCCACCCAGACCGGTTACGACCCCGACCACGAACTCGCCGCCGGCGAGGTCGGCCGGGTCGGGGTGCCGGTCGCCCACCTCGGCGACATGCGGGCCCTCTTCGACGGCATCCCGCTGGCCGAGATGAACACCTCGATGACCATCAACGCGCCGGCGATGTGGCTGCTCGCCCTCTACGGCACGGTCGGCGCCGAGCAGGGGGCCGAGCTGGCCCGCTGCGCGGGCACCACGCAGAACGACATCATCAAGGAGTACCTGTCCCGAGGGACGTACATCTTCCCGCCCGCGGCGTCGCTGCGGCTCACTGCGGACGTCATCGCGTACACGCTGCGCGAGATGCCCCGCTGGAACCCGGTCAACATCTGCTCGTACCACCTCCAGGAGGCCGGCGCGACGCCGGTGCAAGAGGTCGGCTTCGCGCTGGCCACCGCAGTCGCCGTGCTCGACGCGGTACGCGACTCCGGCCAGGTGCCCGCCGAGCGGATGGGCGACGTGGTGCAGCGGATCTCGTTCTTCGTCAACGCCGGGGTCCGCTTCGTCGAGGAGATCGCCAAGATGCGCGCCTTCGGCGCGCTCTGGGACGAGATCACCCGGGACCGCTACGGGGTGGAGAACCCGAAGCAGCGGCGGTTCCGCTACGGCGTACAGGTCAACTCGCTGGGGCTGACCGAGGCGCAGCCGGAGAACAACATCCAGCGGATCGTGCTGGAGATGCTCGGCGTCACGCTCTCCCGGGACGCCCGGGCCCGCGCCGTGCAGCTGCCGGCCTGGAACGAGGCGCTCGGCCTGCCCCGGCCGTGGGACCAGCAGTGGTCGCTGCGCATGCAGCAGGTCCTGGCGTACGAGTCGGACCTGCTCGAGTACCCGGACCTGTTCGCCGGCTCGCACGTGATGACCGCGCTGGTCGACGAGATCGTCACCGGGGCCCGGGTCGAGCTGGCGAAGGTGCTGGAAATGGGCGGCGTGGTCACCGCCGTGGAGACCGGCTACCTGAAGAGCGCGCTGGTCGCCTCGCTGGCCGAGCGGCGGCGCCGGATGGAGGCCGGCACCGACGTGGTGGTCGGCGTCAACCGGTTCACCGAGACCGAGCCGTCGCCGCTGACCGCGGCCGGCGCCGAGGCGATCGAACAGGTGGACCCGGCGGTGGAGAAGTCCGCCGCGGTCGCCGTACGCGAATGGCGGGCCAACCGGGACGCGGCCGCCGTCGACGCGGCCCTGGCCCGGCTCCGCGCGGACGCCGCGACCAGCACGAACCTGATGCCGGCGACGCTGGAGTGCGTGCGGGCCGGGGTGACCACCGGCGAGTGGGCCGGCGCGCTGCGGCAGGTCTTCGGCGAGTACCGGGCGCCGACCGGGCTGGCCGGTGGCGCCGGGGCCGGCGCGGACGCCGGGCTCGCCGGGGTGCGGGAGCGGGTCGCCGCCACCGCCCGCGAGCTGGGCAGCGGCCGGCTGCGGCTGCTGGTCGGCAAGCCCGGCCTGGACGGGCACTCCAACGGCGCCGAGCAGATCGCGGTACGCGCCCGCGACGCCGGCTTCGAGGTGGTCTACCAGGGCATCCGGCTGACCGCCGGACAGATCGTCGCCGCCGCCGTCGAGGAGGACGTGGACCTGGTCGGGCTCTCCGTGCTCTCCGGCTCGCACCTGGCCGCGGTGCCCGCGGTGCTGGACGGGCTGCGTGCCGCCGGCCGGTCGGACCTGCCCGTGGTGGTCGGCGGCATCATCCCGGCGGCCGACGCGGAGCAACTGCGCGCCGCCGGGGTGGCCCGGGTCTTCACGCCGAAGGACTTCGCTCTCACCGGCATCATCGACGAGCTCGTCACCGTGGTTCGGCAGGCCAACGGTCTGCGCTGAGGCCCCCGCCGTCACCGACCACCGGGGCGGTGGCGGCGGGTCAGCGCTGGTTGTCGCTCAGGCGATCAGCGCTGGTCGTAGGTGATGCAGTCGGCCATGTCGTTGTCCGGACCGACCTTGATCGCCGGCGCGTGGCACTCCAACTGGTCGTTGTGCCGGCAGTCGGCCCGCTGGCAGGCGCCGACCTGCGCGATGAGGCCGTCCACGCCGGCCTGGACGGTGGGCAGTTCGATGAACGTCCGGCAGTGCGCGTGGTCCATGCTGCCGATAGTGATGGCGAACGCGTGGCAGTCGCCGGTGTGGTTGTACCCGCAGGCCACCACCACGCACTCCTGAACTCGGGGCATCTCCATCGCTGCGGTCATGCCGACCTCCTCTAGTCCTGCGTGAATTCTACTGATTTGCCGGCCTTCCGGACCGGGATTCAGCCCTGCCCGAGCACCTCCGAGAGCGGCGCCGGCTCCAGGCCGCGCTCGGCCAGGCCGGCCAGGATGTGCGGCAGCGCCTCGTCGGTCATCGGCGCGTTCGCCTCCGTCACGTGCAGGATGATCACCGAGCCCGGGCGGACCCCGTCCAGCGCCGCCCGCACCACCGGTCGCCAGGACTTCGCGAACGGGTCGCCGCTGACCACGTCCCCGTCCACCACGGTCAGCCCCAGCGGTGCCAGCGCGTCGAGCGCGTTGCGGTCGTGGCACAGGCCGGGGAAGCGGAAGTACCGGGTCTGCCGCCCGCCGTACCCGGCCACCAGGTCGAACGTCCGGGCCACGTCGGCGGTCATCTCCCGCTCGGGTACGCGGGGGAGGCCGTAACAGTCCGGGGTGAAGGCCAGATGCCCGTACGTGTGGTTGGCCAGCTCGAAGCGCGGGTTCGCGGCCAGGCGGCGGGTGAGCGCCGGGTACTGCTCGACCCACATGCCGGTGAGGAAGAAGGTGGCCGGCACCCCCTCCCGCTCCAGCAGGTCGATGATCTTCAGGTTCGCGTACGACCGCACCGCGCCGCTGCGCAGCTGGCGCCGCATCGCGCCGGTCATGTCCGCGTCGAAGGTGAGCGCCACCTTGTTCCCGGTACGCGGCCCGTGGTCGACGACGGGAGGCACGCTCCCGACCGGGGTGGCGCCCGGCAGTTCCGGGCCGATCCCGGGCCGGGCGGTGACGGGCGGTGCCGAGGCGGGTGCCGATGCCCGCGGCGTCGCCGGTGCCGGGGACTGCGTGGCGGGTACCGCCGCCGGCATCCGGACCATGCCGGCGCTGGCCGGCGTACGGAGCGGGCTGGGGCCGGTCAGCAGGGCGGCCGCCGCGGCCACGGCGGCGAGGACCGCGACGACTGGAACGCGGGGAATCTTCACGGGCACCGCAAGATGATCGCAGCGCCGCCTCGGCTCGTGTGGCCGGGACCAGCGGGCCGGTAGCCGGAAGCGACCGGTGGCGGTGGGGCGGTCGCTCCGGTCTCGGGTCGTGGCCCGCAACCGACCTTGCGGTCAGCTGGGCGCAGGAGGGGGTGTGGCCCGCCGTGACGGGCTTTGGGCGGTCGGGCTTGCGGTTGCGTCGGGGTTTGCTTGCGGTGGGTGGGTGGTTGCGGTTGGGGGTGTGGCCCGCCGTGACCGGCTCCGGGCGGTCAGGCTTGATCCCTGCGCCGGTCACAGCGGGCCACACCCTCGCCGTGGTCCAGCTCCGTCGGCCGCGGACGGCGACTGGATGCACGTCTGCGCCGCGGCGCGGTCATGGTGGGCCGACGTTGTCGTGGTCCAGCTCCGCTCGTGCGGTCACGGTAGGCCCATCGTTGTCGTGGTTCGGGTCCGCTCGGCTGGTCGCGGCGGGCCTTGTCGTGGTTCAGTCCGCCCGGCTGGTCGCGGCGGGCGAACCTTCGTCGGGGGTCAGGTCCGCTCAGTGCGCTCTTGTCGTGGTCCGGGTCCGTTCGTGCCGCCGGTGCCGGGGCCGGTTCGCTCGTCCCGTCCGGCGTGCGCTGGCTGGCGGCCGGTCGGTTCGGGCGTGTCGGCGGGGGCTACGTTGTCCGAGAGGTTGATACCTCTGAGTCATCAATATGCCGCTGAGGTATCACGCTCGTTCCTCCGTGAACCCACCGGCACGAGGGCGCCCGGTGGGATCCCGACCGGTTGGGATGGAACTTCAGCGGGCGATCCGGACATTCCGCGCGTCAGGCTTCGTGGGCGTGCGGGCCCGTCGTCGTTTCGCCGATGTGGCGGTATCGACCCGTGCGGGATAACCCCATATCGGCGACACGGAGTCGATCACCCCGTCCGGCCCGTCGGCCGGGCTGGTGGTTCGACCCGTGAGTGGGGTGTTTGTCGGTTTGTGGGTGTGACCGGCGGCATCCGGGTGGTGGAATCGGGGCCGGGTCGGGGGCGTTACATCATGCGGACGATCGAGCAAGGGCACGCCGCCGGCCACGGCCGGCCCGGGGCCTGGCGGAATGATGGCGGGCGGCCGGTCGTTACATCCCCCGGCGATCGCAGCAACGGTCCCGTCTGGCTCCAACCGATGAGGGTCGTGGCCCCGGAATGATGGGGTGCTGGCGGTCGTTACATCCCCCGGCGATCGCAGCAACACCCCGCCCGGCAAGAGCCGGGTGAGGGTTCTGGCCCCGGAATGATGGTGGGCTGGCGGTCGTTACACCCAGTCCGGCACCGCGCAGGGCACCCCCGCCCGCTGGTGTGCCGGGCATCTGGCACCGGCCAGGGCATCCCCCGCCCGGCGAGAGTGCCGAGAGTGTCGAGTAGGTCTTTCCCCGAGTCTTTCTGGGCGCCTGATGGTGCTTGCGCCCCTTATGGCCCGTCCCCCCGGGCTGGTGGCGTCATCCCCCGAAGGAGCTTTGTGATGAACACGATCATGCGTAAGAGCGTTCTGGGTATTGCTGGTCTGGCTTTCGCCGGTGGCATCGCCGCTGGCCCCGCCACGCACGCTGACACCACCTCGGTCGAGGCCGTGAAGCCGGTTGCCGTGGTGCAGGCTGACAAGCCGGGTGTCGATAAGGCGAAGCTGATTCCGCATGGTGTGCAGGGTGAGCAGTCGCGCATCGAGCTCGACGGTGAGCAGGTGGAGAACGTGAAGGCGATCATCGCGGCGACGAAGAAGTCCGACATGGACGAGCGCGCCGCCGTGGTGGCGATCGCTACCGCGCTGCAGGAGTCGAAGCTGGAGAACCTGGGTCACCTGGGTGACCGGAATGACCACGACTCGCAGGGCCTGTTCCAGCAGCGCCCGTCCAGCGGTTGGGGCACGGTGGAGCAGATCACCGACCCCGAGTACTCGACCAAGGCGTTCCTGAAGGGCCTCAAGCAGGTCGACGGCTGGCAGGACATGCCGCTGACCAAGGCCGCCCAGACCGTGCAGGTGTCGGCCTACCCGTTCCACTACGCCCAGTGGGAGCAGCAGGCCGCCGACCTCGTCGCCGAGCACTGGAACAACTGACCCAACCCAACACGCAGCACTGACTTTCCGCATAGGGGGACTGCTGGCCGACACCCACACCGGGTGCCGGCCAGCAGCACATCCACCGACCGCAGGGCCAGCACCCACCCCGGGTGCCGGCCCTGCGGCATACCCGGACTCGGGCCGGCCCCCGGATCGCGGGCACTCGCCAGCGATGTCTTCCCAGCAGACCGACCGACACCTGCCACCGCTGACCGGCACCCACCACCGGGTATCGGCACCTCGCGGAACCGAACCGATCCCCGCCGGCACCGGCACGGCGGCGGCAGCGGCGCGCGCTGACACCGGCGGCCTGGCGCAGATCTTGGACAGTTACCGTCCGCCGCGAACCGAAACTGTCCAAGATCTCGACCAGCGCCCCACACACCCACGTCCCACGTCCCGCACACCCACGCGGACAGCGCGAGGCACCGACCCGACGACCGCGACCGGCGGTCGAGGCTCGACCGGGACAGGGGTGTGGCCCGCCGTGCCCGGCGCAGGGATCAAGCCTGACCGCCCGAAGCCGGCCACGGCGGGCCACACCCCCAAACCACGCCCCCGACGCAGCCCCACCCACCTGGCGGACCCCGAACCCTGAACGCAGCCGGGCCCGACCACCGGCGGGAGAGAGAGCGGTCAGACCCGGTAGCCGGCGGCGCGGGCGGCTTGGCGTTCCCGGCGGCGGTCGGACCGGCGGCGCAGGAACCAGAACAGGAAGAGCGCCATGCCGGCCAGGAACGCCAGCACCAACACCGGCAGGATGATCGCCACCACAGACATCACCACGCTGGT
This genomic window contains:
- a CDS encoding polysaccharide deacetylase family protein, with protein sequence MPVKIPRVPVVAVLAAVAAAAALLTGPSPLRTPASAGMVRMPAAVPATQSPAPATPRASAPASAPPVTARPGIGPELPGATPVGSVPPVVDHGPRTGNKVALTFDADMTGAMRRQLRSGAVRSYANLKIIDLLEREGVPATFFLTGMWVEQYPALTRRLAANPRFELANHTYGHLAFTPDCYGLPRVPEREMTADVARTFDLVAGYGGRQTRYFRFPGLCHDRNALDALAPLGLTVVDGDVVSGDPFAKSWRPVVRAALDGVRPGSVIILHVTEANAPMTDEALPHILAGLAERGLEPAPLSEVLGQG
- a CDS encoding protein meaA, with the translated sequence MDEKAPPGRLPERDRPWVMRTYAGHSSAAATNALFRRNLAKGQTGLSVAFDLPTQTGYDPDHELAAGEVGRVGVPVAHLGDMRALFDGIPLAEMNTSMTINAPAMWLLALYGTVGAEQGAELARCAGTTQNDIIKEYLSRGTYIFPPAASLRLTADVIAYTLREMPRWNPVNICSYHLQEAGATPVQEVGFALATAVAVLDAVRDSGQVPAERMGDVVQRISFFVNAGVRFVEEIAKMRAFGALWDEITRDRYGVENPKQRRFRYGVQVNSLGLTEAQPENNIQRIVLEMLGVTLSRDARARAVQLPAWNEALGLPRPWDQQWSLRMQQVLAYESDLLEYPDLFAGSHVMTALVDEIVTGARVELAKVLEMGGVVTAVETGYLKSALVASLAERRRRMEAGTDVVVGVNRFTETEPSPLTAAGAEAIEQVDPAVEKSAAVAVREWRANRDAAAVDAALARLRADAATSTNLMPATLECVRAGVTTGEWAGALRQVFGEYRAPTGLAGGAGAGADAGLAGVRERVAATARELGSGRLRLLVGKPGLDGHSNGAEQIAVRARDAGFEVVYQGIRLTAGQIVAAAVEEDVDLVGLSVLSGSHLAAVPAVLDGLRAAGRSDLPVVVGGIIPAADAEQLRAAGVARVFTPKDFALTGIIDELVTVVRQANGLR
- a CDS encoding ABC transporter ATP-binding protein, producing the protein MDDELAISVRGLRKAYGDTVAVAGVDLDVRRGEVFALLGPNGAGKTTTVEILEGFRRRDAGEVSVLGSDPAQPAADWRSRVGIVLQGTGEFDELTVGEVVRHFAGFYADADDPDKVVERVGLAGKAKARTHTLSGGQKRRLDVALGIVGRPELLFLDEPTTGFDPEARREFWELIRDLAAAGTTILLTTHYLDEAEALADRVGVIAGGRLVEVAAPNRLGNRQEALATVSWRTPDGALESVESATPTALVAELAARFGGEVPGLTVTRPTLEDIYLTMIGHA
- a CDS encoding DUF1540 domain-containing protein; protein product: MTAAMEMPRVQECVVVACGYNHTGDCHAFAITIGSMDHAHCRTFIELPTVQAGVDGLIAQVGACQRADCRHNDQLECHAPAIKVGPDNDMADCITYDQR